In the Budorcas taxicolor isolate Tak-1 chromosome 1, Takin1.1, whole genome shotgun sequence genome, TATGTTGTCAGTTGTGATCCTTTGTACCTTCAGGAAGGTCACTTCACCTTTGATCCTCTATTTCCTTATCGGTAAATTGGGAGTATTAATGTCAATCCAATTTTATATGATGTGGTAAAGATTAAACTGTGATTAAACCACTAGAAAGAAAAGTTTTGTTACTATGTAACACTGGTCATTTTCCCTTCCCTCAGtgggcctcattttcctcatttggaaATGAAGGGATTGACCAAGGTAACCCTAAGGGCAATGCTAATTCTATAATGGATcctgttttttggttttattttaaatcaccacgtcctatatgccaggcactgtgccagacCCTTTAAGCATAATACATTTTTTGTAttgtatatacattaaaattttttaaattgttgtagaATgcaataacataaaatttaccattagaTAAATTTACCGTTAGATATAccaatgtatattaaatatacatttagtaTGTTCAGTGTTTTGCAACTATTACCATCATCTAGTTCCCAAACAATTTCATCCCCCAGAAGAGAAACTCTATCTCCATGGAGCATCATTCTCTCTTCCCCTAGCTGCTGGAAACCCCTAATCTGCTATCCGTCTCCGAGGATTTGCTGATTCtgttggaatcatacaatatggcCTTTTATGTCCAACTTCTtgcactcagcataatgttttcagggttcatccactTTGTAGCAAATATCAgtactttattactttttaaggCTTAgttatattctgttccattaataaaccacatttgtttatccatgtatcagttgatggacatttggttgtTTCTCCCTTTTGCTGCTGTGTATAGTATTGCTGTGAAcgtttgtgtacaagtttttgcttGAACACCTGTTTTGCATTCTTTTGGTGAagtatccaggagtggaattactgagtCATATGGTGATTCCACGTTTAACTTATGGAGAAACTGCCGAAcggtttccacagtggctgcaccatttttcaCTCGCACCTGCTATGTaggagggttccagtttctccacatccttgccaacacttgttatatatgtttttaacTACATCTACTGAACAAGGCTATTATATTCTGTTGTGCAGATGCAGGGACTGAGCTATCTTCCAGCAAACCTGCAGGGGAgccattgtccccattttacagataagaaaacatgTTCAGGAGAGGTTaaatgacctgcccaaggtcacaccacTAGATTGGAACCCAGATCTGTCTGACTCCCAAAACTAGCACCCCTTGGCCTGTAGCCTTTGACATTGTCTGGCACCAGGTGGGGGAAGGGATTATAAGGAGGGTAGTAGGTGGGCTGGAGTGTGTTCCTACCACCCCTCCTTGTCCCGTCAGTGAGACCCGCCTGGTAGAGGTGCTTGAGGGCGTGTGCAGCAAGTCGGACTTCGAGTGCCACCGCCTGCTGGAGCTGAGTGAGGAGCTGGTGGAGAGCTGGTGGTTTCACAAGTGAGTGAGAGGGGCCTTCCTGGGAGGGGTTCAGGCCAGGCTGGCTGGTAATGCAGGGGTTGGCGAGCTAGCAGCTATGTCCTCCTTTGGCTCCTTCCTCCAAACCCAGGTGTGTCAAGGACTGCTGGGGAACCGAAGCTCCCACTCTGAGCTGCAGTCTGCAACTCTGCCAGTCAAGGAGAGGGTGGCCTTATGGGTCCTGTGCCCACAATGGCTTTATCACAGATGCTGTGGgcagttgggggtggggtgggcagcgcCTATGACACTGTCTCAGCCCCCTCACTGTCCCCCCACCTCAGGCAGCAGGAAGCCCCAGACCTCTTCCAGTGGCTCTGCTCAGATTCCCTGAAGCTCTGCTGCCCCTCAGGCACCTTCGGGCCCTCCTGCCTTCGTGAGTTTTTCCAGGTCCTCTTGGGGGCTGGAAGGGAACTTCTGGGGCCAGGGGTCCAGTTGTGGCCCTGCCCCTGGCTGGCTCTGTGAGCTCAGGCTCCTCAGATCACTTCTCTGGACCTTGGTTCTCACCTACCTCACAGAGCTGGTTGGTGAGATGAGCAAATCAATGGGGAATGACTCTGAAAAGAGATATGGGGCTAGACTGAGTCAGATGGGACCATGGTTTCCGTCATGTATTTGAGAaatctaccccccacccccagccccacattTCCCATGCCTGGACTAAGGGACTAAGGTATGACCTTGTTAGGGACAGGCAGGTGTTGCCCTGAAGCCCCTGGTGTCACCAGTTTTTTTTCCACACAGTCCTGAGACAGGAGCTGAACTTACTCCCAGCCGCTTTTAGAAAAATCTCTCTTGCAGCTGCACATATAAAGAGTTAGCAACAAAGATGGTCAATTCAGTCTTCCTAAAAGAAGATTTGTAAATAACCTAACCATTCCACAATGGAATGGTTAAGTAAATTTCATAAAGTTTTATGACAGAATATTACGGCATTGTTAAAATGGTTTCCTCTCCAAAAATGTTTACTGACATGGGGGAAAATACTCTCTACATACAAAGTTGTATTTATGACCCCATCTGGTTCGGTGTCTGCCCACAGCCTGTCCTGGGGGTGCGGAGCAGCCCTGCGGTGGCTACGGCCATTGTGAAGGGGAAGGGACTCGAGGGGGCAACGGGCACTGTGACTGCCAAGCTGGCTACGGGGGTGAGGCCTGTGGCCAGTGTGGCCTCGGCTACTTTGAGGCGGAGCGCAATGCCAGCCATCTGGTATGTTCGGGTAGGTAGCCCAGAGGCGCGGGGCCGGGCAGGGGTGTGTGGGATACCTGTCTGCCCACCCTCAAACTTCCCCCGTTCTGCCCAGCTTGTTTTGGCCCCTGTGCACGCTGCTCAGGACCTGAGGAATCACATTGTTTACAGTGCAAGAAGGGCTGGGCCCTGCATCACCTCAAGTGTGTAGGTGAGTGGCACCCTGTCTGGGAGGGCAGGCAAAGTCTCGGGCTTGGTGCCCCATCAACGTACATATCTCTAGGTTCAACCAGTCCAGTCTGCATCTTCATAGAGAAATATCAACCTGGAAAAGCGGGAAAGTAACCAGGCACTTTCAGTACAGATCAGTTGTTGTACAGCAGGAAATGTGTCTCATCcaatttggtggtggtggggaatcAGGAAaggcctcttggaggaggtgTCACCTGGGTCTGGTCTTGAAGATTGGAGAAGGGTTAGCCAGGGGAATGAGGATACTGAACTTGGGGTCAGGAAACCTGTGTTCTAGACTTAGTTTGGTCCCTGTCTAGTCATTTAGATACACGAGGGTAAAGGCTAAGCTGCTGTAACAGAAAGATCCCCAAAGACTGTGGCTTAGTGAATGTAGAGGTTTATTTTCATCTCAAATCAGTCTTGAAGCCAGTGGTCCAGGCTAACAGAAAAGCTCTGCTTATCACGGTCATTAGGACCTGGATTCCTTCTGTCGTACTGTGCAGTCCTGCCCTGAAGTGTTGTCTTCCTGGCTGAGGCTGGATCATGGGCACCTCTTTGTTTCACCATCTTGCACTGAGGAGGTGAGGTAGAGAAGAAGGGGCACAGAGGATCTAAGTCCGTTGTTTTAAGGCCAAGCGAAAAGTGCAGCACGTCACTTTTGTCTGCATCCCGTTGGCCAAAACTCAGTCCCAAGGCCAGTTAGCTGCAAAGTTGAAAACCAGTAGTCTCCAGTTGGCCAGCCCGAGTCCAGTTCCACCCCTGTATCAGTGGTGGCGGACAGCCTGCTGTCTCAGCCACACTCTTTGAGCCCGGGGAAGTCCTTTACAACCCTGGCCTCAGCTTCCCTGTGAGTGAAATGGAGATTGAAGTCCCCACCCTGCTGGCCTCTTCGCAGACATTGACGAATGCGGCACGGAGCGAGCCAGCTGTGGAGCCGACCAGTTTTGTGTGAACACGGAGGGCTCCTACGAGTGCCGGGGTGAGTGTCTGCCCCTGTCTTCTGGGGACAGCtatggggagggtgggaggggctgtTCCACGCCTTTCCCCACAAACTGCCACGCTGCCAGGTGCCCCAACCCCTCCACCCTAGGTCCCTTCCGGAGCAGGGCACCCCCAGGCCTACGGGCAGCTCGCCCTCATCTCTCTCCCTACTCCAGACTGTGCCAAGGCCTGCCTGGGCTGCATGGGGGCGGGACCCGGCCGCTGTAAGAAGTGTAGCCCTGGCTACCAGCAGGTGGGCTCCAAGTGTCTCGGTGAGTGTCCTGCCACCCAGGAGCGCCTCGCCCACCACAAATCGACGGGCTGGACTGTGGACGGGGTGTGGGAAGGAAGGGTGGAATGTTGCCTGGGCCAGGGCAGAGGGGTGTCAGGGTGTGAGTGAGATGGGACCCTGGCGGTCAGGGCTCTGAGCCCTACTTGCCCTCCCTCAAGATGTGGACGAGTGTGAGACGGCGGTGTGTCCGGGAGAGAACCAACAATGTGAGAACACCGAGGGCAGTTACCGCTGCGTCTGTGCCGATGGCTACAAACAGATGGAGGGCATCTGTGTGAAGGAGCAGATCCCAGGTGAGCCCCAGGAACCTGGGGAGGGGAGTTCCTCATACAGGGGGGAGGGCTGGCAAGCCCCTTGTCTGGGCAGCTGCAGaccttcccttccccaccccttcaCCAGGCTGCCCTGGCACAAGAACCCCCCCTCCCAGGCTGGCTTTCGGTGGCCTCACCCTTCCCAGGGTAGAAAGGAAATCTGACTTGGCATCAAATCATTCTGCCTCCCCAAGCCTCCTTCCCCGTCTGTCCTTGCCCTGCTGCTGAGGGCTGTTGTAGGCCGTGGGTGTGATGAGACGAAGGACAATCACAGCGATGGTGATAGTGACCACTTCCATGGTTTCGAACTGTGTGTCACATGCTGTTCCAGGCATGTTGTACATATTGACTGATTTCACCCCTAAAAAAGGGTGTGATAGGTCTTATCCTCATCCCCACTCTGCATAgtggaaacagacacagagagatgaaACAGCACGCCCGGGGCCCCATGGTaagcaggtggcagagctgggtgtCAAATCCAGGTGCTCTGACTCGAGCTGGGCTTGTACACATGCTCTGACGTGACAGTCTCACATGGCCTTGGGCAaacctctctgcacctcagttttccATTTAGTGAAACACGGATGATAACTGCCCATCTGGGAGTTGTTCTCAGTGGTGAATGACGCCGTGTGCTGGCATGCCCAGCGGGCATGTATGTGGCAGTGACGCTCAGGCGTGTAGGAGGCTCCAGAAAGAGGAAATGAGTGACAGGCGCTTCTCTTGCTCAGAGTCAGCGGGCTTCTTCTCGGAGATGACGGAGGACGAGCTGGTGGTGCTGCAGCAGATGTTCTTCGGTGTCATCATCTGCGCACTGGCCACGCTGGCCGCCAAGGGCGACTTGGTCTTTACCGCCATCTTCATCGGAGCTGTGGCAGCCATGACTGGCTACTGGTTGTCAGAGCGCAGTGACCGTGTGCTGGAGGGCTTCATCAAGGGCAGATAATCGCTGCCACACCTGCATCATCTCCTCCCGCCCAGGCTGCCCCTGAGGTCGGGGCTCTCCCATCTGGACACTTGAGGCACTTGCTTTATTTTTGAGAGTGGGGTAAGCACCCCCTCTGCACTTTATAGAGCAGCCCAGACACTAGGCCCCTGGGGTGAAAAAGTAGCCCCAAGGGTAGGTGCCTTGAGATCTTGACCTTGGGGCACTGGGCCAGCTTCACaatgtgtgaattttttttaaacagtatctCCTCGTTGTGGCTGCTGGTGAGCTTTGGCCCTTGCCCAGAGTGAGGTTGGGGGAAGGTGTCCCTGCAGGGGTGGGCCCTTCACAGCCCCCTCCTGCCAGCTGCATGCTGCCAGCTCCTGTTCTGTACTCACCCCCCTGCCCCTCAGccactgatttatttattcatctcagGAAATAAAGAAAGGTCTTAGAAAATGGAGAAGCTTGTCTTCCTACCTGTTCCCACCTGCCATGGGTTGGCTTAAACTACTGAGAGCCCTCCACCCTTGGGGAAGTTTCCTAAAACCCTGGGAAACTGAGGGCTCTCTTGATGGGAGGAGTAGAGGGAAGGCAAAGGAGAGCCTTGGCCCTGAAATATGTTAAGAGAAGGGGGATGGTGTAACCAAGCTTGGGAATGAAACTTTCTCAGTTCAGTACTACCTATCATTTGCCAGAGGACCCTGACAAATgactcttctataaaatgggcatgatAATGCTTCCCATCTAGGCTTAATGTGAAAAATAAGGTGATATAAAGAGCTGAAAAGTGTACAGCAGATAGATATTCCATGAAACATTGGTAGCCATTATTTCTAAAGCctccc is a window encoding:
- the CRELD1 gene encoding protein disulfide isomerase CRELD1 isoform X2; translation: MAPRSSRGIAPALLCGLSLFLGFPGLVWVQISVPPQSSPHTEAHPCHTCRGLVDSFNKGLERTIRDNFGGGNTAWEEEKLSKYKDSETRLVEVLEGVCSKSDFECHRLLELSEELVESWWFHKQQEAPDLFQWLCSDSLKLCCPSGTFGPSCLPCPGGAEQPCGGYGHCEGEGTRGGNGHCDCQAGYGGEACGQCGLGYFEAERNASHLVCSACFGPCARCSGPEESHCLQCKKGWALHHLKCVDIDECGTERASCGADQFCVNTEGSYECRDCAKACLGCMGAGPGRCKKCSPGYQQVGSKCLDVDECETAVCPGENQQCENTEGSYRCVCADGYKQMEGICVKEQIPESAGFFSEMTEDELVVLQQMFFGVIICALATLAAKGDLVFTAIFIGAVAAMTGYWLSERSDRVLEGFIKGR
- the CRELD1 gene encoding protein disulfide isomerase CRELD1 isoform X1, with product MAHGPLPLAVAWVPPLPAAESAAGARFTQPRSWEDSCWRPRGGSPAWETMAPRSSRGIAPALLCGLSLFLGFPGLVWVQISVPPQSSPHTEAHPCHTCRGLVDSFNKGLERTIRDNFGGGNTAWEEEKLSKYKDSETRLVEVLEGVCSKSDFECHRLLELSEELVESWWFHKQQEAPDLFQWLCSDSLKLCCPSGTFGPSCLPCPGGAEQPCGGYGHCEGEGTRGGNGHCDCQAGYGGEACGQCGLGYFEAERNASHLVCSACFGPCARCSGPEESHCLQCKKGWALHHLKCVDIDECGTERASCGADQFCVNTEGSYECRDCAKACLGCMGAGPGRCKKCSPGYQQVGSKCLDVDECETAVCPGENQQCENTEGSYRCVCADGYKQMEGICVKEQIPESAGFFSEMTEDELVVLQQMFFGVIICALATLAAKGDLVFTAIFIGAVAAMTGYWLSERSDRVLEGFIKGR